A section of the Anabaena cylindrica PCC 7122 genome encodes:
- a CDS encoding Dps family protein → MSSSATKNINIGIDDVSRAKIAEGLSRLLADTYSLYLKTHNFHWNVTGPMFQTLHLMFETQYTELALAVDLIAERIRALGYPAPGTYSEYAKLSSIPETPGVPKAQEMIHLLVEGQEAIVRTARSILPLVDDVNDEPSADLLTQRMQVHEKTAWMLRSLLEE, encoded by the coding sequence ATGTCATCTTCAGCAACAAAAAATATCAATATCGGTATTGATGACGTTAGTAGAGCCAAAATTGCCGAAGGTTTATCTCGCTTATTGGCTGACACCTATTCACTGTACCTGAAAACTCATAATTTTCATTGGAACGTCACAGGGCCAATGTTTCAAACCTTACATCTCATGTTTGAGACACAGTATACCGAACTAGCTTTAGCCGTTGATTTAATTGCCGAAAGAATTCGAGCATTAGGCTATCCCGCACCAGGAACTTATAGCGAATATGCCAAACTGAGTTCTATTCCTGAAACTCCAGGAGTTCCTAAAGCTCAAGAAATGATTCACCTATTAGTAGAAGGACAAGAAGCTATAGTCAGAACTGCACGATCTATCCTCCCATTGGTAGATGACGTAAATGACGAACCTAGTGCAGATTTGTTAACTCAAAGAATGCAGGTGCATGAAAAAACAGCTTGGATGTTGAGAAGTTTGCTCGAAGAATAA
- a CDS encoding ParB N-terminal domain-containing protein: MVRIQEIPLNQIQRPLPRQNDPQKVKSLMASIAEIGQQEPIDVLEVEGRYYGFSGCHRYEACQSLGKETILARVRKATPSVLKMHLA; the protein is encoded by the coding sequence ATGGTGAGAATTCAAGAAATTCCCTTAAATCAAATTCAGCGGCCATTACCACGTCAGAATGATCCCCAAAAGGTAAAATCCTTAATGGCATCAATTGCTGAAATTGGACAGCAAGAACCAATAGATGTCCTAGAAGTAGAAGGACGTTATTATGGCTTTTCTGGTTGCCATCGTTATGAAGCTTGCCAAAGTCTAGGCAAAGAAACCATTTTAGCCAGAGTCAGAAAAGCTACTCCCAGTGTTCTCAAAATGCACTTAGCTTAA
- a CDS encoding TPM domain-containing protein, with protein MQLCFWQRFLVSIAVLCFTASIWALPSPSALAYENPDLLPNIFTPVVDLAKTLPDPQEEKLVQELEQFETDTGWKLRVLTQYDRTPGRAVIKYWGLDDKSILLVADARGGNILSFSVGDAVYEFLPRTFWIELQTRFGNLYFVREQGEDQAILQALDSVKGCLLKGGCNVVPGLPREQWILTLITSAIGGVICGFAAQPRNNKQVFAWQWALIFSPLWGILFIAFGIGPVVTRTSDWVPLVRNISAFLIGVLVAYLSPGFSRPSSNTES; from the coding sequence ATGCAGCTTTGTTTTTGGCAACGATTTTTGGTATCCATTGCAGTATTGTGCTTCACTGCGTCAATTTGGGCGCTGCCATCTCCATCAGCCCTAGCTTATGAAAATCCTGATTTACTACCCAACATATTTACCCCAGTTGTCGATTTAGCGAAAACGCTTCCTGACCCCCAAGAAGAAAAGCTAGTCCAAGAATTAGAACAATTTGAAACAGATACTGGCTGGAAATTACGAGTATTAACCCAGTATGACCGCACTCCAGGTAGAGCAGTCATCAAATATTGGGGTTTGGATGACAAAAGCATTCTCTTAGTTGCTGATGCTCGTGGTGGCAACATTCTCAGTTTTAGTGTTGGCGATGCGGTTTATGAATTTTTACCCAGAACTTTCTGGATTGAATTGCAAACCCGTTTTGGTAACTTGTACTTTGTGCGAGAACAAGGGGAAGACCAAGCCATCCTGCAAGCTTTAGATTCAGTCAAAGGCTGTTTACTCAAAGGTGGTTGCAACGTCGTTCCTGGTCTACCAAGGGAACAATGGATACTTACGCTGATTACCTCCGCTATTGGTGGGGTGATTTGTGGTTTTGCTGCTCAACCTCGCAATAATAAACAAGTATTTGCTTGGCAATGGGCGTTAATTTTCTCACCTTTGTGGGGAATTTTATTTATTGCCTTCGGTATTGGCCCAGTAGTTACCCGCACAAGTGATTGGGTTCCTCTGGTTCGTAATATTTCGGCTTTTCTGATTGGTGTTTTGGTTGCTTACCTATCTCCAGGTTTCAGTCGTCCTTCTTCCAATACTGAGTCCTGA
- a CDS encoding PP2C family protein-serine/threonine phosphatase, which yields MFQILVIDDDYSIQIFLKRMLEKQGYQVITASNGQEGILQALACPPALIICDWMMPGLNGLEVCNRIKKDPNLSTTFFILLTSLDSVADRVKGLDAGADDFISKPIEQNELQARVRAGLRLHQLNRDIQTQKLLLETELAEAAEYVTSLLPLPISTPVAINYRFIPSRQLGGDCFDYYWLDSDSLAIYLLDTAGHGLRATLPSISVLNLLRSRALKGLDYYQPSHVLTALNDTFQINYQNDKYFTIWYGVYNRISRQLVYASAGHPPAILVSGKSPTTMEIKTLKTPGMPVGMFPEAKYVDGYCNVDEFSHLYIFSDGAYEITKLDGTLWSLDGLIQLLVSLQHSVDCQLDHVLNYLINLNSKEAFDDDLSILQIKFD from the coding sequence ATGTTTCAAATTCTAGTAATTGATGATGACTACTCAATACAAATATTCCTAAAAAGGATGTTAGAAAAACAGGGTTATCAGGTAATCACTGCCAGTAATGGACAGGAGGGAATTTTGCAAGCACTTGCTTGTCCTCCAGCCCTAATTATTTGTGATTGGATGATGCCTGGTTTAAATGGGCTAGAAGTATGCAATCGTATTAAGAAAGATCCTAATTTATCTACTACATTCTTTATTTTATTAACATCCTTAGATTCAGTTGCAGATCGGGTTAAGGGACTTGATGCTGGTGCTGATGATTTTATTTCTAAACCAATCGAGCAAAATGAACTCCAAGCTAGGGTAAGAGCAGGATTACGCTTACATCAATTGAACCGAGATATACAAACCCAAAAGTTATTGTTAGAAACAGAACTAGCAGAAGCAGCAGAATATGTAACCTCCCTTTTGCCTTTGCCTATATCTACACCTGTGGCTATTAATTATCGTTTTATTCCCTCACGACAATTAGGGGGTGATTGCTTCGATTATTACTGGCTTGATTCTGATTCTTTGGCAATTTATCTATTAGATACTGCGGGTCATGGACTCAGAGCGACTCTTCCCTCTATTTCTGTACTGAATCTACTTCGCTCTCGTGCGCTCAAAGGTCTGGATTACTATCAACCTAGTCATGTGTTAACAGCTTTAAATGATACTTTCCAGATCAATTATCAAAATGATAAATATTTTACTATTTGGTACGGTGTTTATAACCGAATTAGTCGTCAGTTAGTTTATGCAAGTGCTGGACATCCACCAGCAATATTAGTATCTGGAAAGTCTCCCACCACAATGGAAATAAAAACTTTGAAAACACCAGGTATGCCAGTGGGTATGTTTCCTGAAGCAAAATATGTTGATGGATATTGTAATGTAGATGAGTTTAGTCATCTTTATATTTTTAGCGATGGTGCATACGAGATTACTAAATTAGATGGCACTCTTTGGAGTTTAGATGGATTGATTCAGTTACTGGTTAGTTTACAGCATTCAGTTGATTGCCAACTTGATCATGTACTGAATTATCTCATCAATTTAAACTCCAAAGAAGCCTTTGATGACGATTTATCTATTTTACAAATTAAGTTCGATTAA
- the grpE gene encoding nucleotide exchange factor GrpE — protein MPNDDFTQNLQSLMQRVGISSFKSLSRAAGVSERQIVQLRRGKLEQMRVGVLLKLSKILQLSLSELAATFSDVSSTVNNQYADTDTKLLQEIADLKGEYQRLVLKLEQQRELLQQEFQESSLQMLESLLLFWPTAAQKAKDNPQLEAIKMLPLVQKPLDRLLQAWGVEAIATVGAEIPYNPQLHQLLEGTAEHGEIVKVCYIGYRHAGKLLNRAKVIRL, from the coding sequence ATGCCAAATGATGACTTTACCCAAAATTTGCAAAGTTTAATGCAACGGGTAGGTATTTCTAGTTTTAAATCTCTCAGTCGTGCTGCTGGTGTTTCCGAGCGGCAAATTGTGCAATTACGACGGGGAAAGCTGGAGCAAATGCGAGTTGGGGTGCTGCTAAAGCTATCAAAAATCTTACAGCTATCATTAAGTGAATTAGCAGCAACTTTTTCTGATGTCAGTTCCACGGTTAACAATCAGTACGCGGATACTGATACAAAATTATTACAAGAAATTGCTGATTTAAAAGGTGAGTATCAGCGACTTGTACTGAAACTGGAACAACAGCGCGAGTTGTTACAGCAAGAGTTTCAGGAATCAAGTTTGCAAATGTTGGAGTCTTTATTATTGTTCTGGCCTACAGCAGCACAGAAAGCAAAGGATAACCCCCAGCTAGAAGCTATCAAAATGCTACCTTTGGTGCAGAAGCCTCTTGATCGATTATTGCAAGCTTGGGGGGTGGAAGCGATCGCTACTGTAGGCGCAGAAATACCCTATAATCCCCAACTACATCAATTATTGGAGGGAACAGCAGAACATGGCGAAATAGTGAAAGTGTGTTATATTGGATACCGTCATGCTGGCAAGCTGCTGAATCGAGCGAAGGTAATCCGGCTATAG
- a CDS encoding RtcB family protein, with protein MPYEQLGINTPSPVLSWANHPLGSDEIKMAKNVASLPFVFKHVALMPDVHLGKGALVGSVIATKETIIPAAVGVDLGCGMSAIKTQFKGEQLEGKLKKIRLDIEAAIPTGFNENKDVEKSASNWQRWRDFKDLHRGVQDLESKAMKQMGSLGGGNHFIEICLDTENQVWLMLHSGSRNIGNKLAQCHINTAKELAKMAGEKLPDPDLAYFVAGTPEFQAYWKDLQWAQNYALFNRDVMMARFKRIVEKHLVGGKVTKPLLEVNCHHNYAEKEVHFGEDVYVTRKGAVRAQTEDYGIIPGSMGAKSFIVKGKGNAHSFCSCSHGAGRIMSRSKAKNVYTLDDLIEQTQGVECRKDTGVLDEIPGAYKPIEQVMENQADLVEIVATLKQVMCVKG; from the coding sequence ATGCCCTACGAACAATTAGGAATTAACACTCCATCACCCGTTTTATCTTGGGCAAATCATCCATTAGGCTCAGATGAAATCAAGATGGCAAAGAATGTAGCATCATTGCCATTTGTGTTTAAACACGTTGCTCTAATGCCAGATGTTCACTTAGGCAAAGGAGCCTTAGTTGGTTCAGTAATTGCCACTAAAGAAACCATTATTCCTGCTGCCGTCGGCGTAGATCTAGGTTGTGGTATGAGTGCCATTAAAACACAATTTAAAGGTGAACAACTAGAAGGTAAACTCAAGAAAATTCGCCTAGATATTGAAGCCGCAATTCCTACAGGATTCAATGAAAACAAAGATGTAGAAAAATCAGCTTCTAACTGGCAACGCTGGCGCGATTTTAAAGACTTGCATCGTGGTGTGCAAGACTTAGAAAGCAAAGCCATGAAACAAATGGGTTCCCTGGGGGGAGGCAATCACTTTATTGAGATTTGTCTTGATACAGAGAACCAAGTTTGGCTGATGTTGCATTCCGGTTCTCGCAACATTGGGAATAAACTAGCACAATGCCATATTAATACAGCCAAAGAATTAGCAAAAATGGCAGGTGAAAAATTACCTGATCCTGATTTAGCTTACTTTGTGGCTGGTACACCAGAATTTCAGGCATACTGGAAAGACTTACAATGGGCGCAAAATTACGCACTTTTTAACCGTGATGTCATGATGGCACGATTTAAACGCATCGTCGAAAAACATCTAGTAGGTGGAAAAGTGACTAAACCTTTATTAGAAGTAAATTGTCATCATAATTACGCCGAAAAAGAAGTACATTTTGGCGAAGATGTGTATGTAACTCGTAAAGGTGCAGTCCGCGCTCAAACAGAAGATTATGGGATTATTCCTGGTTCAATGGGAGCAAAATCTTTCATTGTCAAAGGTAAAGGTAATGCTCATAGTTTTTGTTCCTGTAGTCATGGTGCAGGGCGTATAATGTCCAGAAGCAAGGCCAAAAATGTCTATACACTTGATGATTTAATTGAGCAAACTCAGGGTGTAGAATGCCGCAAGGATACAGGGGTTTTAGATGAAATTCCTGGTGCTTATAAACCTATTGAACAGGTGATGGAAAATCAAGCTGATTTGGTAGAAATAGTGGCAACACTCAAACAGGTTATGTGTGTTAAAGGCTAA
- the dapB gene encoding 4-hydroxy-tetrahydrodipicolinate reductase: MTNQSTIPVIVNGAAGKMGREVIKAIAQAPDMILMGALDTSPEHQDKDAGELAGLSEPLEVPITNQLEPMLGYVAGERQMAPGVMVDFTHPDAVYDNVRSAIAYGIRPVVGTTGLSPQQIQNLTDFAEKASTGCLLIPNFSIGMVLLQQAAVTASQYFDHVEIIELHHNQKADAPSGTAIQTAQLLAELGKTFNPPQVEETEKIPGARGSLADEGIRIHSIRLPGLIAHQEVIFGAAGQIYTLRHDTSDRSCYMPGVLLAIRKVNQLKSLVYGLEKIL, from the coding sequence ATGACTAATCAATCTACTATCCCTGTAATTGTCAACGGTGCAGCTGGCAAAATGGGACGTGAGGTAATCAAAGCGATCGCTCAAGCACCAGATATGATTTTAATGGGCGCTCTCGATACCTCTCCAGAACATCAAGATAAGGATGCAGGAGAACTGGCCGGTTTAAGCGAACCGTTGGAAGTGCCAATTACCAATCAATTAGAGCCGATGTTAGGCTATGTGGCAGGTGAAAGGCAGATGGCACCAGGGGTAATGGTAGATTTTACCCATCCTGATGCAGTTTACGATAATGTGCGAAGTGCGATCGCTTATGGTATTCGTCCAGTAGTCGGAACTACAGGTTTAAGTCCTCAACAAATTCAAAATTTGACCGACTTTGCCGAAAAAGCGAGTACAGGTTGCTTGCTGATTCCTAATTTCTCCATTGGTATGGTATTGCTGCAACAAGCTGCTGTCACCGCTTCCCAGTATTTTGATCATGTAGAAATTATCGAACTGCATCACAACCAAAAAGCCGACGCACCAAGCGGTACAGCTATTCAAACGGCGCAGTTATTAGCAGAATTAGGTAAAACCTTTAACCCGCCTCAAGTCGAAGAAACAGAAAAGATCCCAGGTGCTAGAGGCTCTTTAGCCGATGAAGGGATTAGAATTCATAGTATCCGCCTACCAGGACTAATTGCCCATCAGGAAGTGATATTTGGCGCAGCAGGGCAAATTTACACATTACGTCATGATACAAGCGATCGCTCCTGCTATATGCCCGGAGTCTTACTAGCAATTCGCAAAGTAAACCAGTTAAAGTCATTAGTATATGGATTAGAAAAAATACTTTAA
- a CDS encoding HAD family hydrolase, translating into MSLKAVLFDFNGVIIKDEPIHLQLIDEILIQENIQPQRVNERQASLGRSDACGKQSYRDYFQDLLKNRGRVITEEYLSDLLNRKAQAYVLELEKLEKLPLYAGVDDLIFQARSHNIKLGLVSDSLLQEIQLVLERAKLTEYFQIIVTGDDIATSKPQPEGYLLAVEKLNQAYPDLNLQPQECLAIEDTPAGIQAAKRAQMQVVGVANTYPFHMLQRQANWTVDYLTDLELDRVQEVFLQKEVKTTLPEC; encoded by the coding sequence ATGAGTTTAAAGGCAGTTTTGTTTGATTTTAATGGTGTGATCATTAAGGATGAACCAATTCACCTACAACTGATTGATGAAATTCTGATTCAAGAGAATATTCAACCTCAGCGGGTAAATGAACGTCAAGCTTCTCTTGGACGAAGTGATGCTTGTGGTAAGCAAAGCTATCGCGATTATTTTCAAGATCTGCTGAAAAATCGTGGGAGGGTGATTACGGAAGAGTATTTAAGTGATTTGCTCAACCGTAAAGCGCAAGCTTATGTGTTGGAATTGGAGAAGCTAGAAAAATTGCCTTTGTATGCTGGTGTAGATGATTTAATTTTTCAGGCGCGATCGCACAATATTAAACTAGGGTTGGTTAGTGACTCTCTTCTACAAGAAATACAATTAGTGCTAGAACGTGCCAAACTGACTGAATATTTTCAAATTATTGTCACCGGGGATGACATCGCTACCAGTAAACCCCAACCAGAAGGTTATTTATTAGCGGTAGAAAAACTTAATCAAGCTTATCCAGATTTGAATTTGCAACCCCAGGAATGTTTAGCAATTGAAGATACTCCTGCGGGTATTCAAGCTGCAAAACGCGCTCAGATGCAAGTTGTGGGAGTTGCTAATACCTATCCCTTCCATATGCTTCAGCGTCAAGCTAACTGGACAGTAGATTATCTGACTGATTTGGAATTAGACCGGGTACAGGAAGTTTTTTTGCAAAAAGAGGTGAAAACTACCCTGCCTGAGTGTTAA
- a CDS encoding precorrin-8X methylmutase has product MEWHVTDAQSLAIIDSEIGDHVFSPAEYEIVRRVIYATSDFEYKSLIRFSEHALQAGAAALAARTTIVVDAPMVQVGIAYEIQNTFANPVYCSMEALTRPQKEKTRSAWGIETLAKRYPEGIFVVGQAQTALTALVDLIEAEEIRPALIIATPAGFINVDTDKERLQESLVPYITIDSRKGNAVVAAAIVNGLVDLAWQAYGQDRNGGS; this is encoded by the coding sequence ATGGAATGGCACGTAACTGATGCTCAAAGCTTGGCAATCATTGATAGTGAAATTGGCGATCATGTCTTTTCACCAGCAGAGTATGAAATAGTCCGGCGAGTAATATACGCCACGTCTGATTTTGAGTACAAGTCTTTGATTCGTTTTTCAGAACACGCTTTACAAGCAGGAGCAGCAGCACTAGCGGCACGTACCACAATTGTGGTAGATGCGCCTATGGTACAGGTCGGTATTGCCTATGAAATTCAAAACACCTTTGCCAACCCGGTGTATTGCAGTATGGAAGCGCTGACACGTCCACAAAAAGAAAAAACTCGTTCCGCTTGGGGAATTGAAACTCTTGCCAAGCGTTATCCAGAGGGAATCTTTGTTGTTGGTCAAGCCCAAACTGCGCTGACTGCATTGGTAGACTTGATTGAAGCTGAGGAAATTCGACCTGCTTTGATAATTGCAACTCCGGCAGGATTTATCAATGTGGATACTGATAAAGAACGTTTGCAAGAATCTTTAGTACCTTATATTACTATTGACAGTCGCAAGGGTAATGCAGTTGTGGCAGCTGCAATTGTCAATGGTTTGGTTGATTTAGCTTGGCAAGCCTACGGACAAGATAGGAATGGGGGAAGTTAG
- a CDS encoding DMT family transporter, producing MILFFSNIFSQWVTAAVRLKIFTQKLTQNHLRIQGIILFVIINIIWGTTFPLIEKTVGSLSPSVLIATRFCVAALLFSGNLRGLNKLILRDGLLLGLVFFAYLAIETIALESIHANRAAFIVSLSAILVPLLGSFFGRRLPGKTFFSAGLAVIGIGVMFWGGGVLGIGDLLMLGDAVLYAVYTLILEQIAPRHPSLSLTSIQLFVIAILGALWSNTSLIDEMNIINENWGVIFYLGLVATAIVIWLQTVAQQWIRSEEAALLYTLEPIFSAIFSFLILGEQLGLSGFIGATFVLSAIVFSQKPQDLQLDT from the coding sequence ATGATCTTGTTTTTTAGTAATATATTCAGCCAGTGGGTAACAGCTGCTGTAAGGCTCAAAATTTTCACCCAAAAACTTACACAAAACCACCTGCGGATTCAGGGAATCATACTGTTTGTTATCATCAACATCATTTGGGGTACAACCTTTCCACTGATTGAAAAAACAGTCGGTAGCCTTTCACCAAGTGTATTAATTGCAACGCGGTTTTGTGTGGCTGCATTATTATTTAGTGGCAACTTGCGTGGTCTAAACAAGCTGATATTACGCGATGGTTTACTGCTAGGACTCGTATTTTTTGCCTATCTAGCTATTGAAACAATTGCTCTTGAGAGCATTCATGCAAACCGAGCAGCATTTATCGTTAGCCTAAGTGCAATTTTAGTACCTTTACTGGGGTCGTTTTTTGGTCGGCGCTTACCTGGGAAAACTTTCTTTTCTGCCGGACTTGCTGTTATTGGTATTGGCGTAATGTTTTGGGGAGGGGGAGTATTAGGAATTGGTGATTTGTTAATGCTAGGTGATGCTGTTCTTTATGCGGTTTATACTCTAATTTTAGAACAAATAGCGCCACGCCATCCATCTTTATCACTTACTAGCATCCAATTATTTGTAATTGCAATACTGGGCGCACTCTGGAGTAACACAAGCTTAATTGATGAGATGAATATTATCAATGAAAACTGGGGGGTAATTTTCTACCTGGGGCTGGTTGCAACTGCCATAGTGATCTGGCTTCAGACAGTAGCGCAACAATGGATTCGGTCTGAAGAAGCGGCTTTACTCTACACACTTGAGCCAATATTTTCAGCGATATTCTCATTTTTGATACTTGGCGAACAGCTTGGGCTAAGTGGTTTCATTGGTGCAACTTTTGTTTTATCGGCAATAGTTTTTAGCCAAAAGCCTCAAGATTTACAGCTAGATACATAG
- a CDS encoding DUF1350 family protein has protein sequence MDWKEIRGNWVIIPRNPIGIIHFLGGAFVATAPHLTYRWLLEELAAKGYVVIATPFVNTLDHRAIAQSVLLKFERTLERLQDSGEIRKLYLPTYGVGHSMGCKLHLLIGSLFKVERAGNILISFNNYTAKEAIPLVEQLNSTLAIEFTPTPLETNQLVQELYHIRRNLIIKFSNDNLDQSVTITKILQNRFPEMVTAQTLSGNHTTPLGQEIKWQTGTSFTPFDALGQWFKQEVYRDLNQLKKALVFWLNPLSQT, from the coding sequence ATGGACTGGAAAGAAATCAGAGGTAACTGGGTAATTATTCCCCGCAATCCCATCGGTATCATCCATTTCTTGGGGGGTGCATTTGTCGCTACTGCACCCCACCTCACTTACCGCTGGTTATTAGAAGAGTTGGCAGCTAAAGGGTATGTTGTTATAGCTACACCTTTTGTCAATACTTTAGATCACAGAGCGATCGCTCAATCTGTACTACTTAAATTTGAACGAACCCTAGAACGCTTGCAAGATTCTGGTGAAATACGCAAGCTATATCTCCCGACCTATGGTGTTGGACACAGTATGGGTTGCAAACTCCATTTGCTCATTGGTAGTCTTTTTAAAGTGGAACGTGCTGGGAATATTCTCATTTCCTTTAACAACTACACTGCTAAGGAAGCTATTCCTCTAGTAGAACAATTAAATTCTACCTTGGCAATTGAGTTTACACCTACACCTTTAGAAACCAACCAACTAGTACAAGAACTTTATCATATCCGGCGTAATTTAATCATAAAATTTAGCAATGATAATCTTGATCAATCAGTAACAATAACCAAAATCTTACAAAATCGCTTTCCAGAAATGGTGACTGCACAAACTTTATCTGGAAATCACACCACACCATTAGGTCAAGAAATTAAATGGCAAACAGGAACTTCTTTTACTCCTTTTGATGCTTTAGGACAATGGTTTAAACAAGAAGTATATCGAGACTTAAATCAGCTTAAAAAAGCCCTAGTTTTCTGGCTAAACCCTCTATCACAGACATAA
- a CDS encoding YtxH domain-containing protein: MSNNRSGLFIGGLMLGATIGALTGLLAAPRTGRETRKLLKKSADALPELAEDLSTSVQIQADRLSASALRNWDDTLERLRIAIAAGVDATQRESEALKRQNPADPENTDSLTQHLEHS, translated from the coding sequence ATGTCTAATAACCGTTCTGGATTATTTATTGGCGGTTTGATGCTGGGAGCTACTATCGGTGCTTTAACCGGCTTGCTTGCTGCTCCTCGCACAGGGCGCGAAACCCGTAAACTTTTAAAAAAATCTGCTGATGCTTTACCAGAATTAGCAGAGGATTTATCAACCAGTGTGCAAATTCAAGCAGATCGCCTTTCTGCCAGCGCACTGCGAAATTGGGATGACACTTTAGAGAGATTGCGGATAGCGATCGCTGCTGGTGTAGATGCTACACAACGCGAAAGCGAAGCCCTAAAACGGCAAAATCCTGCTGATCCTGAAAACACCGATTCTCTAACTCAGCATCTAGAACACTCTTGA
- a CDS encoding STAS domain-containing protein, which produces MSQQVKVLTLKKNLNAETSSEFQQDIAQILESGVKTVLVDCQNITFLDSSGLGSLVLAFKTLRDGGTKMVLCSINEQVRMIFELTSMNEIFEIFPSQDAFNQILLTKN; this is translated from the coding sequence ATGAGTCAGCAGGTGAAAGTTCTTACACTCAAAAAAAATTTAAATGCTGAAACTTCATCAGAATTTCAGCAAGATATTGCCCAAATTCTAGAAAGTGGCGTAAAAACTGTATTAGTTGATTGTCAAAATATCACATTTCTAGATAGTTCTGGGCTAGGCTCTCTAGTTTTGGCTTTTAAAACACTACGAGATGGTGGCACTAAAATGGTTCTCTGTTCAATTAATGAACAAGTGAGGATGATATTTGAATTGACTAGTATGAACGAGATATTTGAAATCTTTCCCAGTCAAGATGCCTTTAATCAAATTCTACTCACCAAAAATTAA
- a CDS encoding DUF948 domain-containing protein — MSTFLVAASLTAVLVALIPTLQELARAARSAEKFFDTLSRELPPTLNAIRNTSLELTDLTDDVSEGVKSASQVVKQVDQSLDIAKKQAHNIQISTRSLAVGVKAAWKTFTRQKPARRSPERLPMNEKSELTLREREALRQENRRTQTELYRPNHSYSEAINWESDFNDENLISKSAPSEDWSD; from the coding sequence ATGTCCACTTTCCTAGTCGCTGCTAGTCTAACTGCTGTCTTGGTGGCTTTGATACCCACCTTGCAAGAGTTAGCGCGCGCTGCTCGCAGTGCCGAAAAGTTCTTTGATACTCTCTCACGGGAGTTACCGCCCACTCTCAACGCCATCCGTAATACTAGTTTGGAACTGACAGACTTAACTGATGATGTTAGTGAAGGTGTCAAAAGCGCTAGTCAAGTTGTTAAACAAGTAGATCAAAGCCTAGATATTGCCAAAAAACAAGCTCATAATATTCAAATCAGCACACGCAGCCTCGCAGTAGGTGTTAAAGCTGCTTGGAAAACCTTCACGCGCCAAAAACCTGCTAGACGCAGCCCTGAACGCTTACCCATGAACGAAAAATCAGAGCTAACCCTGCGAGAGAGAGAAGCGTTGAGGCAAGAAAATAGGCGCACACAAACAGAATTATACCGCCCTAATCATAGTTACAGTGAAGCTATTAATTGGGAAAGTGATTTTAATGATGAAAATTTAATTTCAAAATCTGCACCTTCAGAAGATTGGTCTGATTGA